From Kitasatospora sp. MAP12-44:
TCAGTCCGACGAGCTTCGTACTGGACCCCGACGGCGCCGTGGTCGTCCCGCTGCCTGCAGGCTCAGGACTGGCTACCTCACTGGAGGACGTCGTCGTGGGGTTCCAAGTTGATCGGCTCGACGAACAGACACTCCAGGGCTGGTCCGTGCTCGTCATCGGTCGATCCCATCTGCTTACCGACCCGGCTCAGCTCGCCGACCTTCGCCAGGAGGGGCCGCAGCCGTGGGGCCACCGCGCCGTGGGTTCGTACCTGCGCATCGAGAGCGAGCTGGTCACCGGCACGCGGCTCGGATTCTGAGACGAAGGAGTCAGCTTTGGACAATGTCAGCAGAAGGGGTGCGTCGGTGTCGACGTCCACACCGTTCATCTCATCGACCAGACGATGGCTACGAGGATCCTCTGAATCGGGCTCCCACCCGTTGCAGGATCGGCGCGACGGCCTCGTGTTCCGCTGTCGCCCAGTACTCATGCGCTGAGGCTCAGATGATGCTGTCGGCGGTTGGCTGCGTTCGGGTCAAGGCCGGTACGCAGGTCGGACCGCCCGCCGTGCTGGGCAGGGGGGCCGCGGGCGGTGGACCATGGCTGTGACATCTACGGCGCCTTCACCGAACAGCGCCGCAACCCCACCCGCAAGGTCCTGCTGATCGCGGGAGGCGCCGGCATCACCCCGATCCGCGCCCTCTACGAGAGCCTGCCCGGCAGCGGCGGCGACGTCATCCTGCTCTACCGCGCCTCCCGCGCCGAGGACCTCGTCCTCTACCGGGAGCTGCAGGAGATCGCCCGCCGGCGCGGCTTCGGCCTGTACCCGCTGGTCGGCCCGCGCAGCGGACCCCAGGGCGACCCGCTGTCCGCCGCGCGGCTGCGCCAGAGCGTGCCCGACGCCGCCCACCGGGACGTGTACCTATGCGGGCCCGCCGGCATGACACAGGCCACCGAGCGCCAGCTACGCCGCCTGGGGGTCCCCGCACGGCGGATCCACAGCGAAGCGTTCGAGCTCTAGGACGGGAAGACCCATGAACAAGACCACGATGGCGCTGCTCGCCACCAGTGCCGGCCTCGCCCTGGTCATCGGGGCCAAGGTCGAGTCCGCCAGCTCCCCGCACTCCGCCCTCGTGGCGACCTCGGGCCCCTCGGGCGCGCAGTCGCCGGCCGGCGGCGGCTCCACGAACCCCGGCGCACCCACCGCCGCCGCGCCGTCGGGCGGGTCGAACAGTCCGTCGTCGGGCTCCGCCGGGGCCTCGGCCAGCGGGCGGTTCACCGGCAGCGTGGTCGACACCCGCTACGGCCCGGTGCAGGTCCAGGCCGTCCTGACCGACGGCAAGATCACCGACATCACCGTGCTGCAGCAGACCACCGGCGGCCACAGCTCGCAGATCGACTCCTACGCCCTGCCCCAACTCAAGTCCGAGGCACTGGCGGCGCAGAGCGCCAACATCGACGTCGTCTCGGGCGCGACCTACACCTCCAACGGATACGCGCAGTCGCTCCAAGCCGCCCTCGACGCGGCCCACCGGTGACCGCCGTGCGCACCGCCACCGACCACGTCATGGGCACCGTCGTCTCGCTCACCGCCCCCGACACCTCCGACCCCGCTGCCTTCCAGGCCGCAGCCGCTGCCGTGTTCGCCCACCTCCACTACGACGACGAAGTCTTCTCGCCGTTCAAGCCGGACAGTCCGATCAGCCGGATCCGCGACGGACGCCTGCCCCTGACCGCCCTCGCCGACCACCCCGACGGCCCACGGATCCGCGAAGTCCTGGACCTGTGCGAGCAGTTGAAGCAGGACAGCGGCGGCGCGTTCGACGCCTGGGCGGTCGGCGACCCACCGCACTTCGACCCGTGCGGCGCGGTGAAGGGCTGGGCTACCGAAGCAGCCTCCGCCCTGGCCCTCGCCCACGGCCTGCCCCGGCACGTCCTGAACGCCGGCGGCGACGTCCGCCTGCACAGCGGCGACGACCCCGCCCCCTGGCGGGTCGGCATCACCGACCCCCACCACCCGGGCACCGTGCTGACCGTGCTCCACCTGCAGGACGGCGCGGTGGCCACCTCCGGCACCGCCGAACGCGGCGCCCACGTCTTCGACCCGCGCACCGCACGCCCCGCCACCGGCCTCGCCCAGGTCACCGTCACCGGCCCCGACCTCACCCTCGCCGACGGCTACGCCACCGCCGCCCTCGCCATGACCACCGGCCCCCACGGCCCGGCCACCGCCCACGCCTGGCTGGACGACCTCGCCCACCGCACCGGCTACCAGGCACTCACCGTCGACCCGCACGGCGCCGTCCGCCACACCCCCGGCCTGACCGGCCTGCTCACCGCGCCCGCCGCCCATCACCCTGACCGCCAAGGAACAGGGCAACGGAGCGGGTGACGAGCACGAGGGAAGGACTTGTGCCGACGGGTGCGGAGAGCGGGGACGGGGTCAGGACGCCGGATCGAACAGCTCGGCGAGCAGGCCGGCGCCGGCGGCGGGGGCTTGGCCGCGCCGATGAATGCCAAGCGCTCCACCGATTCCTCGCCGTAGACGCGGTATCCGGACGCGGTCCGGCCGGCGGGCAGCAGCCCGCGCCCTCGTAGAACCGCAGGGTGGTCGCGGGCACACCACTGCGTTCGGCGAGCTGGGAGATCCGAAGGCTGGTCACACCGCGACCGTAAACCTTGGAGCAGTGTCGAAGGTCAAGCCCGCTTCTGCCGCTGGTCGGGCAACATCCATCCCGGCGCCGACCGCTGGAGCGCTCCTGCCCGACAGCGGTCAGGCCACCGGCCATCCGGCCAGGGCGGCGACGGCGCCCAGCAGTCCCGCCCCGAGCAGGGCGGTGACCACCCCTCGGCGGGCAGCTAGCAGCCACACGGCCGCCGCGCCCAGCACACCGAACTGCCAGGCGTGCTCAAGGGCAAGAGCGAGGGGGATCGAGGAGCCGGCGATGGCGCCGATCACGGCGGGCCCGGCGCCGGTCAGGAACGCCTGCACCCGCTGGTCGGCCCGCAGCCGGTCGAACCGGGGTCCGCCGAAGATCACGAACAGGAACGACGGTGTGAAGGCCACCGCGGCGGCCAGCAGTCCGCCCCACACGCCGGCTGCGGCATAGCCGACCACCGCGACGGTCTGCACCACCGGACCTGGTGTGATCTGCCCCAGCGCCACCGCGTTGAGGAACTGGCCGTCGCTCATCCAGTGGTAGTGGTGCACCGCGTCGGCCTGCATCAGCGGGATGATCACGAACCCGCCACCGTAAGACAGCGCACCGACCTTGAACGCCACCCACGTCAGCGCCAGCAGGCCCCCGGCACCTACCGCCGGGGCGGTGGCCAACACCGGCCACGAGCCCCACCGGTTCCGCTCTCTCGCAGCGCCGGCCCGCATTGCGACCTCGACCAGGCCGGCACCCACCAGCACCAGGACCAGCCACGGCCCCACCAGCGCGGCCGCAGCCCCGCCTGTCAGGCCATAGCCGATCCATCGGCCCCGCGCGGCCCGCCCGTCGCCGGCTCGGTTCCAGCTCGCAGGCACCAGGGAGACGGCTGCCTGGACGGCGACCGCGGCCACGGCCGCCCCGGCGCCGGCTGCGGTGCCCCGCACCCACAGCGGCGGATGCCCGGCCAGGAACAGCGCGGCCAGTGCCAGGATCAGCACCAGCCCCGGCACGATAAAGCACAGCCCGCCGACCAGCGCGCCGGCCAGCCCGCGCAACCGCCACGCGGTGAAGATCGCCAACTGAGTCGACGCCGGGCCCGGCAGCAGGTTCGTCGCCGCGATCCCGTCCTCGAACTCGGCGGCGGAGATCCACTGCCGCCGTTCCACACAGAGCTTGCGCAGCAGCGCGATATGCGTTGGCGGACCGCCGAACCCGATGCAGCCGATCCGGCCCCACTCCAGGGCTACTGTCCCTAGCCCGACCCGGGCACCACCGGCCCGGTCCTCCTCTGCTGCCACGTCGTGCTCTCCTCGTCGACCGAACCGCGCCGCGACCCTACCCGCAATTGGGAATGCACCACTTCGGGTGTTGCCAGGAGTCGCTGCGCCGCGGCTTGGCAGGGTGTCACAAGTGGGTGGCTCCAGGTAGGCGGCCGAGGACAGGCAGGGCAGTGAACGCCTCGGCTTGGGCAGCCGCGATGCCGTCATCGGAGTCGTCGACGGCCAGGCACCGGGCCGGGTCGGCGCCGAGACGGCGGGCGGCTTCCAGGTATGCGTCGGAGGCCGGCTTTGCCCGGGGTACGTCGTCGAGAGTGACGATGACGGGCAGCAGCTTGTCCAGCCGGAGTCGGTGGATGCCGTGGTGGACGAGCACCGCGAGCAGGCCGCGACCACGGCCATCGACACCGCCTGCAGGCTCCTGAGGCTGCCGTCGATCCGCAACGAGCTCGCCGAGCTCGCCGACCGGGCGGCGAAGGACCAAATGACCTACCGCGGCTTTCTCGCCGAGTTGCTGATGGCCGAGTGCGACGACCGGGCCCGCCGCCGCTCCGAGCGGCGGATCAAGGCCGCCGGATTCCCATGGGACAAGTCGCCGCAGTTATCTGGCGTTGTCGGTTCAGCTGGCGCTGTCGTCGCTGTTCAGGACGTTGCCGACGCCGTCTGCCACGTGCGGCTTGCCCTCTCGCAGTGCTTCGGCCTCGGCGAGTTCCTGCCGCAGTCGCTCGTACTGGGTCCGGGCCATCTCCTGGTGCATAGGCGACCTGCCCTCGGCGTTGACGTGCTCCAGCAGTCGCTCCGCGCCCGCGAGGAACTGCCTGATCGCCTCGATCGGGCGCTGATGCCCGCAGGGGGCCTCGTTCCCGTTCTTGTCGAAGACCTCGGCGGCGTTGGCGTTGTTCACCCACACGCTGATGCCTTGATCGTGGATGACCACGTTGAAGGCTGGCTCTTCGGGTTCACCTTCGGTGACGACCGTGAACTCTTCGCCCGGGCGCATCCAGTGATCGGTGCCCCATGGCTCCAGCCACAGGCAGAGCATGTTCGTGGTGGCGTTGTCGACGCTGGTCTTCGGCATGGCAGCACCGTAGCGAAGCCTCGGCATTGGTCGCCGAGGTGGCCGTTGAAGCGGGTGGGTCAACGATCGTCGAGGCCGTGTTCGCGGAGTCGACGTTGGAGGCGGAGGATCTCTCCGTAGAGCGGCGGCGAGCTTCTGTTCCGGTTCATGCACTTGCTCTCGGCGGGTGCTGCGTTCGCGTCGGAGGGCCTGCGTCGATCGGCTGAGGTCTGTACGTCACCGCGAGGTTTGATGGTCTTGGAATTACGGCGGTGGAGTGGGAACGCCGGATGCCTCGCGCCGTCCTAGCGTGAGCGCATGACCACACGCCCCGTTTCCGTGCGAACCACGTCCTTCCGCCAGGACGGCTATGCCGCTTTGGGCGAGCTGCTGTCGCTGACCGAGGTCGACGCGTACCGGGAGATCTACGACCGCTTCCTCAATGGTGAGATCGACTGCGGTGACAAGCGCTCGGACCTCGGTGCCGGCAGTGCCCGCAGCACCGCCTCCGAGAACATCACGCAGATCATGTGGCCCTCCGCGCTGTTTCCGGCGCTGCTCGAGCTTCCGCTGCACCGGCGCTCTCTTGCGCAGGCCCGGGAGTTGATGGGCGAGGACGTGATCCTGGACTTCGACATGCTGATCGACAAGGCACCGCACACCGCGGTGCCGACGCCCTGGCACCAGGACGTCGCCTACTGGGTCGGACTGCCGGACACCCGGGCCGTGTCCATCTGGGTCGCGCTGGATGAGGCGACGTTGGACAACGGCTGCATGTGGTACGTCCGCGGCTCGCACCAGACCCTGATCCGTCCGCACTGGCCGGCCGGTGCCGGCGGCGGCGCGATCGAGTGCGAGTGCTCGGAGGACGAACCGGGCGCAGCACCGGTGCCGTTGGCCCCCGGCTATGCCGCCGCGCACGGCGGTGGGACGCTGCACTATTCCCGCGGCAACACCACCGGCGGGCACCGCCGCGCGTACGTCCTGAACTTCCGTCCGGCCGCCATGGTCAAGTTGGAGCGGGAGAAGGGGATGGACCATGGTCTGCGGAGCAATGTGCGGGCCGTGCGCAACGCGGACGCGCGGTGACGGTGTCCAGGGCTTTGGAGCGCCCGTCGTGGGCGCACCGCGGTATCGCTGCCGTGGCCGATGGCCGTCTGGCGACGTTCGACCCCGGGAACAGCGTCCTGCGAATCGCCGACGCCGGCGGAGAGCTGATCGCCGAGCACACCACGCCGGTCATCACCGCGCACGGGGTCACGTCGGGGTTCGGTGAGGGCGGACGGGAACTGCTGTGGATCGCCGACACGGCCTCCGCGCCTCGCCCCGATCCGTCCGGCGGCTATTGGCACTGGTATGCGCCGGGGCACGGACGGGTGGTGGCGCTGGGTCTGGACGGCACGATCGAAGAGGAGCTCGCGTTGCCCCCGTTGCGGATCTATGACGGTCGACGGTTCGAGCCGACCGCTGTGCTGCCGTTGCCGGACTGGGGTCCGATCTAGGTGAGCGACGGTTACGGCGCGGGGCTGGTCCACCGCCACAGCACCGCCGGGGAGTATCTCGGGGCGGCTCCGGCCAGTCGGAACGGTGCCTTTCGCTGCCTGCACGCGATGGTGCGCGATGGCGGCCAGGTGCTCTTGGCGGATCGGGAGAACGACCGGGTGGTGGTTCGGGGTCCGCAGGGGTGACTGGTGCGGACGTTCGCCGAGGGCCTGCGCAGGCCCAGCGCCCTGGCGTGGCGTCATGACACGCTCGTGGTAAGCGAGTTGTCGGCAGCGGTGGCCGTGTTGGACCGTGCCGGCCGGGTGATGCGGAGGCTCGGAACGGGCAGCGCCGTTTTGGACCGGCCTGGCTGGCCCAACGCCGTTGATCCCGGCGGCGCGACGATCGCTCCGCAGGTGCCGGCCAGCGGGCCGGTTCAACGGCGGCTGTCGCGACCGGTGGTGCCATGGCACGATCGGGGTCTGCTGACCCGGGGCGGGAGAACGACCATGACGGCACCGCCGTTCAACGACGAGGTGGACCTGGGCCAGACCGCCGAACGCACCGTGGTGGATCTGGCCGGGCTCGGTCTGGGCCCGATGCTGGCCCTGGGCCGCTACCGGTACCTGTATGCCCATGCCGCACGGCCGCCGGAGCGCCACCGCACCCTGCTGGTACTGGCCGTGCCGGTTCGCGGCATGTTCGCCTTCGACGTCGACGGTGAGGTCCATCGGGTGCGCCCCGGCCAGGCCATCCGCGTTCCGCCTGGCGCCGCCTACCACACGGGCCTGACCGCCGAGCCCCGCGGCGAGCTGATCTGGCTCATCGCCCGGACCAACGCCCCGACGCTGCCCGGCCAGGACGATCTCCACCGGGCGCTGGAGGCGCTCATGGTCCCGGGGCCGCTCATGGCCCCGGGGGCGGACCCTGTCCGCGACAGCCTGGAGCGGGCCCTGGCCCTGGCCGGCGGCGAGCGCGACTGGACCACCGAGGCGTTGCTGCGGCACACCGTCGCCGCAGCGGTACTGGAGGCCACCCGGGCGTTCACTCACACCGGATCACCGCCGGCGACCTGGCCGCATCACCGCATCGTCCCCGTGCTGGCCTGGATCGAAGACCACATCGCCGACCCGGTCACCCCCGCCGAGCTCGCCGACATGGCCGGGCTGTCCACGAGCCACTTCTACGAGGCGTTCCGCACCGCGACCGGCACCACTCCCAAGGACTACCTGCTGCGCCGCAAGACCGAGTACGCCCGCGACTGGCTGCAAAGAGACCCGGCGGTGCCGGTCACGGCCGTCGCTCACACGCTGGGGTTCTCATCTTCGCAGCGGTTCGCCACGATCTTCCGCCGCTACCACGGCATCTCACCCACGGTTTGCAGAACAACCTTCCGCGATCACCGCGAACCATAGTCAACTTACGGCGGAGGAACGGGAACGCGAAGCCGCAGTACCGTCCCTAGCCTCGGCGCATGACCACCCGCCGCCAACGCCACGCTCGGCCGTACCGGCGCCGTGGCATCAACGCGCTGCGGCCTGGCCCCCTGAACCACTCCCACGGCAACAGCACCTGACGGCGCCGCAGGGCCACATCCTCGACTGCCGCCACGCCCTGAGCTTCAACCGCTGACTGCTCCTGGCCCTGGGCCAGGCAGGCGCGGGATCCGGAAACCGGCGCCGCGGGATCGCAACCCTCGCACGCCACCAGACAGGAGAGTGCAGTGCACCTGCTCACCAGACGACGCATCGCGGCGATCGCCGCCCCGGCGGCCTTGATCACCGTGCTCCAGGCCGCGGCGCTGCTGCCGGCCGGGACGGCGGCGGCCACCGCGCGCGCCGGGGCCGGCGTGGTCATCCCCGCGCCCAAGACCGCCGTCGCCACCGGCGCGCCGGCTACCGTGACTGCGTCCAGCCGGATCGTCTATCCGGGCGGCCTCGGCCTGACCGACTACGCGACAGCCCTGGCTCAGGAAGTCGCCGCCGTCACCGGCACCTGACTTCCGCAGTTGGTAGGCATGCGGAGGCGTCCGATATGGGGTCTGAGCTGCGGGAACATGCGGAACGTGGCCGGGTGGGCGTGTGCCCACGCGGTTGCGTTGTGGCTGGTCAGGCGGGGTCTGCTGCGGTGATCCGGGGTGGTGGTTTGATGCCGCAGTCGCGGTAGATCGTGGCCTGCTCGCTGGTGAGCGGGGTGGTCTGGGTCAGCTGTCCGGCGTCGCCGGTGAGGGTGACCTCGTGGACGCGGCCCAGTTCGGTGCTGATCCGGTTCCAGGTCTGGCCGGTGCGGCGTTCGGCGACGCGGATCAGCAGTAGGGCGAGCCAGCAGAGCAGCACGTGCGCGCGGATGCGGTGTTCGAGGCGGTGGAAGACCGGCCGCAGTTCCAGCACCGTCTTGAGGTCGCGAAATCCGCGCTCCGCTTCCAGGAGCGCCTTGTAGCCGACCGCGATCTCCTCGGCGGTCAGGTGCGGGTCGGAGCTGGTCAGCAGGTACTTGCCGTCCAGCCGCCCCTCAGCCTTGACCTTGGCGCGGTCGATCGCCAGGCGTCCGCTCTTCGACGTCCTCAACCACCGCTTCAAGGTGGGGTGTTCGATCAGGGCGCATTCGGCGCGCACGTGCGTGGCCTCCGCGCGCTCGCGGGCCTTGGCGGTGGTCAGGCGTTTGGCGTCGCGTTCGCGCTGGGTGCGGATGCGCTCCAGTTCGGCCTCGATGCGGGTGATCGCCTCCTCGCGGTGGTGGCGGTCGCGTTCCTCCTGGGCGGGGTTGTGGCAGATGACGAAGCGTCGGCCAGGGGCCTGGTCGAGCTTGACCTCCTTGACCCGCAGGTTGTCGCGGACGCTCTGGTAGCGGCCCTGGCGGGCGAGGGCGGCCTCGGCGAGGTCGTTGCCGTCGCGCATGCGCATCCCGGCGATGAAGTGGCCGCCGGCGCGGGTGAGGTAGGCCAGGTTGTCCGCGCTGGAGAAGCCGCGGTCCACCACGGTGATCACCCGTCCCAGCTTCCAGTCGCGCATGTCGTCTTTGACCTGCGGCAGGATCGCCTGGTCGCTGGTGCCACCGGGCCAGCACCAGCAGCGAACCGGCACGCCCTCCTTGGTGACGGCCAGTCCGATGGTGATCTGCGGCAGGTCGTCGCGGTGGTCCTTGCTCTTGCCGTATGTGCGAAACGGGTTCTCACCCGCGTCGGGCTCGTCGCGTTCGAAGTAGGTGTTGGTGGTGTCGAAGAACAGCAGGTCGACTTCGAGGTTGAGGAGGTTCGCGACCGCGAAGAACACCGCTTCCTGGACCTCGGCCTGGGCGTCGGCCTCCACCAGCAGGTCCATCGCCCGGTAGGCCTGGTCCTCGTCCATCGCCTGCAGGCCCGGTATCGCCGCGTCGCGGCCGGCCCACTCGGCGGCCGACAGCTTCGAGGCCGGGGCGACGGCGCGGTTGGCGACCAGGGCGAACAGCACGCGCTCGACGTCGGTGCGGAACCGGCGCGGACCCAGGATCTTCGTGAGTGCGGCGTCGATGTCCAACTGCCGCCACAGGCCCTGCAGTAGCCAGACCGCTCCCAGGGGACGCGAGCCGGTCACCTGCAGGCCGCCGCCGACCGCCGGTGCCGCCGCGTCACCGCCCTCGCCGAGGTAGCGGTTGATCGAAGTGACCAGGCGGCGCAGACCGTCGGTGTCGAGCTGGTCCTCGCGGCCGAAGTTGTGCAGCACCTCGGCCTGAGTGCTGCCGCCCACGCGGTGGTTGTGCGCGAGCTGCACGTAGCGGACCGCCGTCCCGTCCTTCTTCTTCCGCTGAGTGGTCCGCAAGTACATGCCCACAGCATGAACGATCACCCCAGGAGGATTCAACCCTCACTTCAGAAAACGTGTGCCCACACGTTTCGCTGACCCAACGTCACGGGCAACACCGTGACCTGCACCGACACCGCCCGGCAGACCTGTACGTGCCCACGAACTGCGGAACTCAGGGTCCGGCGCGCGCACCGTGGCCGAGCGCCTGGGCTACCTCTACGCGCCCATCGAGCGAGGACAGTTGTCAGTGACGGTCGAGCGGCCTCGGTTGGGCAACGTCAATGGCCGCGACGAATCCACCAGGCCGCGCGGGCCCGGTGACGCTGTGGGGTGGCTCGCAGCAGGCGAGTTCATGCGGACCGACCCTGCGTCGGCCGGACAGGTGGGGCTGCCACCCTTCTCCGCAGTTGATGTACCGCAATGGCCGATGGCGGGGCGAGCCGCTGATCAATTCCATTCCCGGAAAAGATGGTTGTTCCGTGATCGGTCACGCCCCTTCCATGGCGAGGACCTCGCGTACGCGGCTGAGCGCCTCTGGCGCCGCTCTGGCGGCGATCCGACCGATCCGCACCAGGACTACGCGCCCGTACCCCCGGTACGCGTGCACGGCGATGCGATCGAGGTACTGAGAGCCGCTGACCTGAAGGCCGGCCTCAGGGTCATGGAGATCGGGACGGCAGGCGACGGCCGGACCGCATGCATTATGGCCGCCGTTACCGGAACCACGGTGCTCACCGTTGACGTCGACGGGTCGACCTCGTACCGAGCCCGTGCTGCGGTCGACTGCGCTGGACTTCGGCGACTGGTCAGCGTCCAGCAACAGGACGGCTATCTCGCCCGTTCCAACGAGCCGTTGGACCGGATCATCACCACCTGCGCGATCGCAGGGGTCCCGCCCGCCTGGATCGGGCAGCTTGCGCCGGGCGGCTATATCGTCGGCCCGATCGGCTTCCGCGGGCTCGAGATCCTGGCCCGGATCACTACCGGTCCCCGCGGTCTGAGGGCCCGTCCCATCGCAGCAGCCCGCCGCGCTGTGGCGGTAGGGCTTCTCCACCCGGGCCGACATCTCGACGATCTGCCAGTTCCGCCGTTCACCCATGACCGCTGCGGCACGGTCCCAGACGATCTCTCCCATGACGCCTACTACGACCTGTGGATGTACCTGGCCACCCAGGACCGCCGCACGACCAAGGTCCCCATCTCCGACGAGAGCGGCAACGGTTGCGCGCTGGTCACCCGGGACCGCAGCCACGCGGTGCGCGTCCTACGCGGCGCCCTCCTGCTCAGCGATCACAACCCGCGGACTCACGAGATGGCCGACCGTCTGACTCGCCTGATCGCCGACTGGGACACCCTCGGACGACCGACCATCGACCGCTGGACCGCGACCCTGCTGCGCGCCGGACGCCCCGGCGCGCAGCTCCTCGCCTTGGCCCACTGGGAGCTTGGATGAGCACCGCAGCAGGCCCCGCCACCCAGCGTCAGCAACGTGCCGATCACGATAGGCAGTAAGGCTCAATGAACTCCCACTCCGCGTCAGTCAGTTGCGTGCGTGTCATGCAGGAGGATCTACCGGACCAGGCCCTGCCGCGACGGTGGATCCACAGACTGGTCACAACCAGATACGCGCCCCATGTGCGCCCACGCCAAAGACACGCCCAGAGCGGCCAGTACTACAGTCGTAGATCGTGATCTTCATGCCTGAGGGGCACGCAGGAGCCGTCTGGAGTGCGTGTTTCGAGGACGCAGTGGAGGTCGGCGTCTCCGCTGGGCCGGCAGCGCCGACTCCAGTGCCTGTGCCACCGTGCGCCGACCCCTCTCTGGCAAAGTGAGACAAGTCAGGCATACTGGATGATTCATTGAGTCGAGGGCGGAGAAGGAGTAGTCCCAGGTGGCCAGCACCGACGACCACGGGGTCCCGAATCCGCAGGTGGAACCACGTTCGACGAACCGCCGGTTCTCGGCGGCGTACAAGCAGAGGATCCTGGCCGAGTACGAGCGGCTGGAC
This genomic window contains:
- a CDS encoding MerR family transcriptional regulator — its product is MAGGLTAVGQERSSGRRRDGCCPTSGRSGLDLRHCSKVYGRGVTSLRISQLAERSGVPATTLRFYEGAGCCPPAGPRPDTASTARNRWSAWHSSARPSPRRRRRPARRAVRSGVLTPSPLSAPVGTSPSLVLVTRSVALFLGGQGDGRRAR
- a CDS encoding FMN-binding protein is translated as MNKTTMALLATSAGLALVIGAKVESASSPHSALVATSGPSGAQSPAGGGSTNPGAPTAAAPSGGSNSPSSGSAGASASGRFTGSVVDTRYGPVQVQAVLTDGKITDITVLQQTTGGHSSQIDSYALPQLKSEALAAQSANIDVVSGATYTSNGYAQSLQAALDAAHR
- a CDS encoding HAD-IA family hydrolase; this translates as MLVHHGIHRLRLDKLLPVIVTLDDVPRAKPASDAYLEAARRLGADPARCLAVDDSDDGIAAAQAEAFTALPVLGRLPGATHL
- the chrA gene encoding chromate efflux transporter, which encodes MAAEEDRAGGARVGLGTVALEWGRIGCIGFGGPPTHIALLRKLCVERRQWISAAEFEDGIAATNLLPGPASTQLAIFTAWRLRGLAGALVGGLCFIVPGLVLILALAALFLAGHPPLWVRGTAAGAGAAVAAVAVQAAVSLVPASWNRAGDGRAARGRWIGYGLTGGAAAALVGPWLVLVLVGAGLVEVAMRAGAARERNRWGSWPVLATAPAVGAGGLLALTWVAFKVGALSYGGGFVIIPLMQADAVHHYHWMSDGQFLNAVALGQITPGPVVQTVAVVGYAAAGVWGGLLAAAVAFTPSFLFVIFGGPRFDRLRADQRVQAFLTGAGPAVIGAIAGSSIPLALALEHAWQFGVLGAAAVWLLAARRGVVTALLGAGLLGAVAALAGWPVA
- a CDS encoding FAD:protein FMN transferase is translated as MRTATDHVMGTVVSLTAPDTSDPAAFQAAAAAVFAHLHYDDEVFSPFKPDSPISRIRDGRLPLTALADHPDGPRIREVLDLCEQLKQDSGGAFDAWAVGDPPHFDPCGAVKGWATEAASALALAHGLPRHVLNAGGDVRLHSGDDPAPWRVGITDPHHPGTVLTVLHLQDGAVATSGTAERGAHVFDPRTARPATGLAQVTVTGPDLTLADGYATAALAMTTGPHGPATAHAWLDDLAHRTGYQALTVDPHGAVRHTPGLTGLLTAPAAHHPDRQGTGQRSG
- a CDS encoding phytanoyl-CoA dioxygenase family protein translates to MTTRPVSVRTTSFRQDGYAALGELLSLTEVDAYREIYDRFLNGEIDCGDKRSDLGAGSARSTASENITQIMWPSALFPALLELPLHRRSLAQARELMGEDVILDFDMLIDKAPHTAVPTPWHQDVAYWVGLPDTRAVSIWVALDEATLDNGCMWYVRGSHQTLIRPHWPAGAGGGAIECECSEDEPGAAPVPLAPGYAAAHGGGTLHYSRGNTTGGHRRAYVLNFRPAAMVKLEREKGMDHGLRSNVRAVRNADAR
- a CDS encoding pyridoxamine 5'-phosphate oxidase family protein; the encoded protein is MLRQTAVGRLIHTEGAMPAVSPTSFVLDPDGAVVVPLPAGSGLATSLEDVVVGFQVDRLDEQTLQGWSVLVIGRSHLLTDPAQLADLRQEGPQPWGHRAVGSYLRIESELVTGTRLGF
- a CDS encoding AraC family transcriptional regulator: MTAPPFNDEVDLGQTAERTVVDLAGLGLGPMLALGRYRYLYAHAARPPERHRTLLVLAVPVRGMFAFDVDGEVHRVRPGQAIRVPPGAAYHTGLTAEPRGELIWLIARTNAPTLPGQDDLHRALEALMVPGPLMAPGADPVRDSLERALALAGGERDWTTEALLRHTVAAAVLEATRAFTHTGSPPATWPHHRIVPVLAWIEDHIADPVTPAELADMAGLSTSHFYEAFRTATGTTPKDYLLRRKTEYARDWLQRDPAVPVTAVAHTLGFSSSQRFATIFRRYHGISPTVCRTTFRDHREP
- a CDS encoding IS1634 family transposase — encoded protein: MYLRTTQRKKKDGTAVRYVQLAHNHRVGGSTQAEVLHNFGREDQLDTDGLRRLVTSINRYLGEGGDAAAPAVGGGLQVTGSRPLGAVWLLQGLWRQLDIDAALTKILGPRRFRTDVERVLFALVANRAVAPASKLSAAEWAGRDAAIPGLQAMDEDQAYRAMDLLVEADAQAEVQEAVFFAVANLLNLEVDLLFFDTTNTYFERDEPDAGENPFRTYGKSKDHRDDLPQITIGLAVTKEGVPVRCWCWPGGTSDQAILPQVKDDMRDWKLGRVITVVDRGFSSADNLAYLTRAGGHFIAGMRMRDGNDLAEAALARQGRYQSVRDNLRVKEVKLDQAPGRRFVICHNPAQEERDRHHREEAITRIEAELERIRTQRERDAKRLTTAKARERAEATHVRAECALIEHPTLKRWLRTSKSGRLAIDRAKVKAEGRLDGKYLLTSSDPHLTAEEIAVGYKALLEAERGFRDLKTVLELRPVFHRLEHRIRAHVLLCWLALLLIRVAERRTGQTWNRISTELGRVHEVTLTGDAGQLTQTTPLTSEQATIYRDCGIKPPPRITAADPA